Proteins co-encoded in one Sulfurimonas sp. HSL1-2 genomic window:
- a CDS encoding iron-binding protein: MTPAIFERKHALWLNVLFTSFMIEDEAVKSELYDHAQIAFRHLRWIARELAENGTAYTYDRDIDLGRPADNAEALHALGAAVKATMAAYPDSALSARMITDDQYLIARLETLRARPDSNAPITAFDRHRTLPGKTLDTAQTDALTLFLFEESYKEYELILIYAYMQNESRDLLERDIYQDLIDESQFHLKSFGNMMAKMGILALPRPLHEQTYKITDIEAFIRNGISEEENAKEQCRSLAEAVRDEELSAFFDFINFQESYHIELMKKLLAQVSPK, from the coding sequence ATGACCCCGGCGATCTTCGAACGCAAACACGCCCTCTGGCTCAACGTGCTTTTCACCTCCTTCATGATTGAAGACGAAGCGGTCAAATCCGAGCTCTACGACCACGCCCAGATCGCCTTCAGGCATCTGCGCTGGATCGCACGGGAACTGGCAGAGAACGGTACCGCCTACACCTATGACCGCGACATCGATCTGGGTCGCCCAGCCGACAATGCCGAAGCCCTGCACGCCCTGGGCGCGGCCGTCAAAGCGACCATGGCCGCCTATCCCGATTCGGCGCTCTCGGCACGGATGATCACCGACGACCAGTACCTCATCGCCAGGCTGGAGACACTGCGTGCGCGTCCCGACAGCAATGCGCCTATTACGGCCTTCGACCGCCACCGTACCCTGCCGGGCAAAACGCTTGATACCGCTCAGACCGATGCCCTCACCCTTTTCCTGTTCGAGGAGTCCTATAAAGAGTACGAACTGATCCTCATTTACGCCTATATGCAGAATGAAAGCCGTGATCTTCTGGAGCGCGACATCTACCAGGACCTCATCGACGAGTCCCAGTTCCATCTTAAATCGTTCGGGAACATGATGGCGAAGATGGGGATCCTTGCCCTGCCCCGTCCCCTGCATGAGCAGACCTACAAGATCACCGACATCGAGGCGTTTATCCGAAACGGCATCAGTGAAGAGGAGAATGCCAAGGAGCAGTGCCGTTCCCTCGCCGAAGCGGTCAGGGACGAGGAGCTCTCCGCCTTCTTCGATTTCATCAACTTCCAGGAGAGCTACCATATCGAACTGATGAAAAAACTGCTGGCTCAGGTATCGCCGAAATAG
- the hisG gene encoding ATP phosphoribosyltransferase: protein MLTVALPKGRIAKETLEIFETIFGEKFAFDDRKLILDTPNFRFLLVRNQDVATYVYHQAADIGVVGLDTLEEQGLDVIRLLDLGRGYCRVAIGMKQGEKLDLTKPEIKVATKMVNITKRYFAERAVAADVIKLYGSIELAPLVGLADMIVDIVETGTTMKQNGLEVVEEIMESTTHLIANKNSYFEKKAEILDIYEKINKVISES from the coding sequence ATGTTGACCGTCGCGCTGCCCAAGGGCAGAATCGCCAAAGAGACCCTCGAGATTTTCGAGACGATTTTCGGAGAGAAGTTCGCCTTCGATGACCGCAAGCTGATTCTCGATACGCCGAACTTCCGTTTCCTGCTGGTACGCAACCAGGATGTGGCGACGTATGTCTACCACCAGGCCGCCGATATCGGCGTCGTGGGGCTCGATACGCTTGAAGAGCAGGGGCTCGATGTCATCCGCCTGCTGGACCTCGGGCGCGGCTACTGCCGGGTCGCCATCGGCATGAAACAGGGCGAAAAGCTCGACCTCACCAAGCCCGAGATCAAAGTCGCGACCAAGATGGTCAACATCACCAAGCGCTACTTCGCCGAACGCGCCGTTGCCGCCGATGTCATCAAACTCTACGGCTCCATCGAACTGGCCCCGCTGGTCGGGCTGGCGGATATGATCGTCGATATCGTCGAAACGGGAACGACGATGAAGCAGAACGGCCTGGAGGTCGTCGAGGAGATCATGGAGTCGACGACGCATCTGATCGCGAACAAGAACAGCTACTTCGAGAAAAAAGCGGAGATCCTCGACATCTACGAGAAGATCAACAAGGTGATCAGTGAGTCTTGA
- a CDS encoding type III pantothenate kinase — protein sequence MEAYLMLLCDIGNTSLHFYDEESGRDYREPAATFDPAEVTVPVYYINVNAALQPRLDSLENWTDLRPFIAWEDYYATMGIDRVAACEAVEEGVIVDAGSAITVDVVRGGRFEGGFIYPGVSALSETYRRISPRLDSSFNFDMQLDKMPKNTKDAISYGALGLLAREVRAYGLPVYLTGGNALELMPLFGAPNHEPLLLFSGMKKIIQKAGLC from the coding sequence GTGGAAGCTTATCTGATGCTGCTGTGCGACATCGGCAACACCTCTTTGCATTTTTACGACGAAGAAAGCGGGCGTGACTATAGAGAACCGGCCGCCACGTTTGACCCCGCCGAAGTGACCGTTCCCGTCTATTACATCAACGTCAATGCCGCGTTGCAGCCCCGCCTCGATAGCCTGGAAAACTGGACCGACCTGCGCCCCTTCATTGCGTGGGAGGATTACTATGCGACGATGGGCATCGACCGCGTCGCGGCCTGCGAAGCGGTGGAAGAGGGGGTCATCGTCGATGCGGGCAGTGCCATCACCGTGGACGTCGTACGCGGCGGCCGTTTCGAGGGGGGATTCATCTACCCGGGCGTTTCGGCGCTTTCTGAGACCTACCGCCGCATCTCCCCGCGCCTGGACAGCTCATTCAATTTTGATATGCAATTGGATAAAATGCCGAAAAATACGAAAGATGCGATCAGTTACGGCGCACTGGGGCTGCTGGCCCGCGAAGTGCGCGCATACGGTCTGCCGGTCTACCTCACCGGCGGGAACGCATTGGAGCTCATGCCGCTGTTCGGCGCGCCGAACCATGAACCGCTGCTGCTGTTTTCGGGCATGAAAAAGATCATTCAAAAGGCTGGACTATGTTGA
- a CDS encoding iron-sulfur cluster assembly scaffold protein, with product MELSEEIIEHMMQPKNYGKLEAPGGVGLGYDDRSGEYVILYLGQDPKAVGEIAFATNGCQDTVVLGSVFTEMVKGASVDEAIRIMHSMEQQVAGAPEKQRACSELVLTAFKAALQNLAHRAAGGEEELHKLPIASSCATEEEE from the coding sequence ATGGAACTCAGCGAAGAGATTATCGAACATATGATGCAGCCGAAAAACTACGGCAAACTGGAGGCACCCGGCGGGGTCGGCCTCGGCTATGATGACCGCAGCGGCGAGTACGTCATCCTCTACCTCGGGCAGGATCCCAAAGCCGTCGGCGAGATCGCCTTCGCGACCAACGGCTGCCAGGACACCGTCGTGCTCGGTTCCGTCTTCACCGAAATGGTCAAGGGCGCGAGCGTCGACGAAGCGATCCGTATCATGCACAGCATGGAGCAACAGGTCGCCGGGGCCCCCGAAAAACAGCGGGCCTGCTCCGAGCTCGTGCTCACCGCGTTCAAAGCCGCCCTGCAGAACCTCGCCCACCGTGCGGCCGGGGGAGAAGAGGAGCTTCACAAACTCCCCATCGCCAGCAGCTGTGCGACGGAGGAAGAAGAATGA
- a CDS encoding class I SAM-dependent methyltransferase, producing the protein MSLDLYAKAEHLLGIEESTERLHDLYIQTLKNYPVKTLLDIGCGRGFLMEKAQELGMVCTGIDQSAVMVEAAAAKGLTAAKKGICEVEGSYDAAVAVFDVLNFLDKDGLFIFLQCVAQRLNPGGIFIADINTLHGFTDVAEGTMTNEDENHFLAVDAYFESEELHTEFTLFTKTSPECYMKEQSEIVQWFHPLKRFRNVPNLKLTHYKNISLYDTNDKMLLVFQAV; encoded by the coding sequence GTGAGTCTTGACCTCTACGCGAAAGCGGAACACCTGCTCGGCATTGAGGAGTCGACCGAGCGGCTGCACGATCTCTATATTCAGACCCTGAAAAACTACCCGGTCAAAACACTGCTCGACATCGGCTGCGGCCGGGGCTTCCTGATGGAAAAAGCGCAGGAGCTCGGCATGGTCTGCACCGGCATCGACCAGAGTGCGGTGATGGTCGAGGCCGCGGCGGCCAAAGGATTGACGGCCGCAAAAAAAGGGATCTGCGAAGTCGAGGGGAGCTACGACGCGGCGGTGGCCGTTTTTGACGTGCTCAACTTCCTCGACAAGGACGGACTCTTCATCTTTTTGCAGTGCGTGGCGCAGCGGCTCAACCCCGGCGGGATCTTCATTGCCGACATCAACACCCTGCACGGCTTCACGGATGTCGCCGAGGGGACGATGACCAACGAGGATGAAAACCATTTCCTGGCCGTCGATGCCTATTTCGAATCCGAAGAACTGCACACCGAATTCACCCTCTTTACGAAAACGTCGCCGGAGTGCTACATGAAGGAGCAGTCGGAGATCGTGCAGTGGTTCCACCCGCTCAAACGTTTCCGCAACGTGCCGAACCTCAAACTGACCCACTATAAAAATATCTCGCTTTACGACACGAACGACAAAATGCTGCTGGTGTTTCAGGCGGTCTGA